Proteins encoded in a region of the Vitis riparia cultivar Riparia Gloire de Montpellier isolate 1030 chromosome 7, EGFV_Vit.rip_1.0, whole genome shotgun sequence genome:
- the LOC117917761 gene encoding uncharacterized protein LOC117917761 isoform X3 gives MRRDERRRRFHDGLLKMLYPSPPPPSQQEDGDKLLDISPKGLDDVDPEPDADDLKENSSSASDEDDECAPQKLTRAQRKRLRQKKLKETASYRRKIIGPQLPSPSGGDLEDKPPKIPHSAADELVDAMGKPGNTPTRRNQTKLKQRRMAKKLAREREKSSNMENCNEDGCPHSTDGSLT, from the exons ATGCGCCGGGATGAGAGACGGCGAAGGTTCCATGATGGCCTTCTTAAGATGCTTTACCCATCTCCACCCCCTCCGTCTCAG CAAGAAGACGGGGACAAACTGCTCGACATATCGCCGAAAGGCTTGGATGATGTGGATCCTGAACCAg ATGCAGATGATTTGAAGGAGAATAGTTCGTCAGCAAGCGACGAGGACGATGAATGTGCGCCTCAGAAGCTCACTAGAGCCCAGAGGAAGAGACTTCGTCAGAAAAAGTTGAAGGAAACCGCTTCCTACCGCCGGAAAATTATTGGGCCGCAGTTACCTTCACCAAGTGGCGGTGATCTTGAAGATAAACCTCCAAAAATTCCACATAGTGCGGCTGATGAACTCGTTGATGCAATGGGAAAACCTg GCAACACCCCTACACGTAGAAACCAGACCAAACTAAAGCAGAGGAGGATGGCTAAAAAGCTGGCCAGGGAAAGGGAGAAGTCCTCCAACATGGAGAATTGCAATGAGGATGGGTGCCCCCATAGTACAGATGGAAGTCTCACCTGA
- the LOC117917761 gene encoding uncharacterized protein LOC117917761 isoform X1 — MRDGEGSMMAFLRCFTHLHPLRLRYFLSLSLFFLPFTILILPKIQQEDGDKLLDISPKGLDDVDPEPDADDLKENSSSASDEDDECAPQKLTRAQRKRLRQKKLKETASYRRKIIGPQLPSPSGGDLEDKPPKIPHSAADELVDAMGKPGNTPTRRNQTKLKQRRMAKKLAREREKSSNMENCNEDGCPHSTDGSLT; from the exons ATGAGAGACGGCGAAGGTTCCATGATGGCCTTCTTAAGATGCTTTACCCATCTCCACCCCCTCCGTCTCAGGTACTTTCTCTcgctttctcttttttttcttcccttcacCATTCTTATACTACCAAAAATACAGCAAGAAGACGGGGACAAACTGCTCGACATATCGCCGAAAGGCTTGGATGATGTGGATCCTGAACCAg ATGCAGATGATTTGAAGGAGAATAGTTCGTCAGCAAGCGACGAGGACGATGAATGTGCGCCTCAGAAGCTCACTAGAGCCCAGAGGAAGAGACTTCGTCAGAAAAAGTTGAAGGAAACCGCTTCCTACCGCCGGAAAATTATTGGGCCGCAGTTACCTTCACCAAGTGGCGGTGATCTTGAAGATAAACCTCCAAAAATTCCACATAGTGCGGCTGATGAACTCGTTGATGCAATGGGAAAACCTg GCAACACCCCTACACGTAGAAACCAGACCAAACTAAAGCAGAGGAGGATGGCTAAAAAGCTGGCCAGGGAAAGGGAGAAGTCCTCCAACATGGAGAATTGCAATGAGGATGGGTGCCCCCATAGTACAGATGGAAGTCTCACCTGA
- the LOC117918991 gene encoding U-box domain-containing protein 30 — MPMFQHYQKDGVVGFDGGGDGHVLDLDTAVKDGVLGGGGGGVVGGIAEKLDLKRMIEELDLSEIPSVFICPISLEPMQDPVTLCTGQTYERSNILKWFSLGHLTCPTTMQELWDDSVTPNKTLYHLIYSWFSQKYLLMKKRSEDVQGRASELLETLKKVKGQARVQALKELHQVVAAHATARKTVEEGGVALISALLGPFTSHAVGSEVIGILVNLTLDSESKANLMQPAKISLMVDLLNEGSIETKINSTRLIEMLMEEKDFRSEIVSSHSLLVGLMRLVKDKRHPNGNLPGLTLLRTICLHKQVRNLFVSIGAIPQLVELLPALNPDCLESALFILDTLSSLPEGRLALRGCLNTIPNTVRLLMRISESCTQYALSILWSVCKLAPEECSSIAVEAGLAAKLLLVIQSGCNPVLKQRSAELLKLCSLNYTDTTFISKCKLTKTIQ; from the coding sequence ATGCCGATGTTTCAGCATTATCAGAAGGATGGGGTTGTGGGGTTTGACGGTGGTGGTGATGGGCATGTTCTAGATCTGGACACTGCCGTTAAAGATGGAGTTTTGGGCGGCGGTGGTGGTGGGGTGGTTGGAGGTATTGCTGAGAAACTGGATCTGAAGAGGATGATTGAAGAGCTTGACTTGTCGGAAATTCCTTCAGTGTTTATTTGCCCAATCTCTCTTGAACCAATGCAGGACCCTGTAACCCTTTGCACAGGCCAAACCTATGAGAGGTCTAACATTCTCAAATGGTTCAGTTTGGGGCACCTCACTTGCCCCACAACGATGCAAGAGCTCTGGGATGATTCAGTTACTCCGAATAAGACCCTTTACCATCTAATTTACAGTTGGTTTTCACAGAAGTATTTGCTTATGAAGAAGAGATCAGAGGATGTACAGGGACGGGCATCAGAGCTTCTGGAGACGCTAAAGAAGGTGAAGGGTCAGGCCAGAGTTCAAGCTCTTAAGGAGCTTCATCAGGTTGTGGCGGCCCATGCTACTGCAAGGAAGACAGTGGAAGAAGGTGGAGTTGCTCTGATTTCAGCTTTATTGGGCCCCTTTACCTCCCATGCTGTTGGTTCTGAAGTAATTGGGATACTTGTTAACTTGACACTTGATTCAGAATCCAAAGCAAATTTGATGCAACCAGCAAAGATCTCTTTAATGGTGGACCTGTTAAATGAGGGATCGATCGAGACAAAGATCAACTCTACTCGATTGATAGAAATGTTGATGGAGGAGAAGGATTTTCGTTCAGAAATTGTTTCTAGTCATAGTCTTTTGGTTGGATTAATGAGGCTAGTGAAGGATAAGAGGCATCCCAATGGAAACTTGCCTGGGCTTACTCTCCTAAGAACAATATGCTTACATAAACAAGTCAGGAACTTGTTTGTGAGCATTGGGGCCATTCCTCAACTGGTAGAATTGTTGCCTGCCTTGAATCCTGATTGCTTGGAATCAGCCCTTTTCATCTTGGATACCTTGTCATCTCTACCAGAGGGAAGGTTGGCTTTGAGGGGTTGTCTGAACACTATACCGAATACGGTGAGGCTATTGATGAGGATTTCGGAGAGCTGTACTCAATATGCTTTATCAATCTTATGGTCTGTATGCAAACTGGCTCCTGAGGAATGTTCATCAATTGCTGTGGAGGCCGGTCTTGCAGCAAAGCTCCTTCTCGTCATCCAGAGTGGTTGCAATCCTGTCTTGAAGCAAAGATCTGCAGAGCTCTTGAAACTGTGCAGTCTCAATTATACAGATACCACCTTCATTTCCAAGTGTAAGCTTACAAAAACAATCCAATGA
- the LOC117917761 gene encoding uncharacterized protein LOC117917761 isoform X2 — translation MRDGEGSMMAFLRCFTHLHPLRLRYFLSLSLFFLPFTILILPKIQQEDGDKLLDISPKGLDDVDPEPDDLKENSSSASDEDDECAPQKLTRAQRKRLRQKKLKETASYRRKIIGPQLPSPSGGDLEDKPPKIPHSAADELVDAMGKPGNTPTRRNQTKLKQRRMAKKLAREREKSSNMENCNEDGCPHSTDGSLT, via the exons ATGAGAGACGGCGAAGGTTCCATGATGGCCTTCTTAAGATGCTTTACCCATCTCCACCCCCTCCGTCTCAGGTACTTTCTCTcgctttctcttttttttcttcccttcacCATTCTTATACTACCAAAAATACAGCAAGAAGACGGGGACAAACTGCTCGACATATCGCCGAAAGGCTTGGATGATGTGGATCCTGAACCAg ATGATTTGAAGGAGAATAGTTCGTCAGCAAGCGACGAGGACGATGAATGTGCGCCTCAGAAGCTCACTAGAGCCCAGAGGAAGAGACTTCGTCAGAAAAAGTTGAAGGAAACCGCTTCCTACCGCCGGAAAATTATTGGGCCGCAGTTACCTTCACCAAGTGGCGGTGATCTTGAAGATAAACCTCCAAAAATTCCACATAGTGCGGCTGATGAACTCGTTGATGCAATGGGAAAACCTg GCAACACCCCTACACGTAGAAACCAGACCAAACTAAAGCAGAGGAGGATGGCTAAAAAGCTGGCCAGGGAAAGGGAGAAGTCCTCCAACATGGAGAATTGCAATGAGGATGGGTGCCCCCATAGTACAGATGGAAGTCTCACCTGA
- the LOC117917761 gene encoding uncharacterized protein LOC117917761 isoform X4: MRRDERRRRFHDGLLKMLYPSPPPPSQQEDGDKLLDISPKGLDDVDPEPDDLKENSSSASDEDDECAPQKLTRAQRKRLRQKKLKETASYRRKIIGPQLPSPSGGDLEDKPPKIPHSAADELVDAMGKPGNTPTRRNQTKLKQRRMAKKLAREREKSSNMENCNEDGCPHSTDGSLT; this comes from the exons ATGCGCCGGGATGAGAGACGGCGAAGGTTCCATGATGGCCTTCTTAAGATGCTTTACCCATCTCCACCCCCTCCGTCTCAG CAAGAAGACGGGGACAAACTGCTCGACATATCGCCGAAAGGCTTGGATGATGTGGATCCTGAACCAg ATGATTTGAAGGAGAATAGTTCGTCAGCAAGCGACGAGGACGATGAATGTGCGCCTCAGAAGCTCACTAGAGCCCAGAGGAAGAGACTTCGTCAGAAAAAGTTGAAGGAAACCGCTTCCTACCGCCGGAAAATTATTGGGCCGCAGTTACCTTCACCAAGTGGCGGTGATCTTGAAGATAAACCTCCAAAAATTCCACATAGTGCGGCTGATGAACTCGTTGATGCAATGGGAAAACCTg GCAACACCCCTACACGTAGAAACCAGACCAAACTAAAGCAGAGGAGGATGGCTAAAAAGCTGGCCAGGGAAAGGGAGAAGTCCTCCAACATGGAGAATTGCAATGAGGATGGGTGCCCCCATAGTACAGATGGAAGTCTCACCTGA